In Pseudofrankia saprophytica, one genomic interval encodes:
- a CDS encoding ferredoxin family protein has product MSRFGIRKSARAAGTSADAGAGEPATTGPAATSPATTGVAAGAAAAGAGGGRFGDIAFDDRMATVDFRVGERAHIVVDSDVCRSCTTRACVTACPANLFAPTADGGILFNYEQCFECGTCYMVCNGEGALTWTYPDGGQGVVFRQG; this is encoded by the coding sequence GTGAGCCGGTTCGGGATCAGGAAGTCGGCGCGCGCGGCCGGCACGTCCGCGGACGCGGGCGCCGGCGAGCCCGCCACCACCGGCCCTGCGGCCACCAGCCCGGCCACCACCGGGGTTGCCGCTGGGGCAGCCGCTGCGGGCGCCGGCGGCGGGCGGTTCGGCGACATCGCGTTCGACGACCGGATGGCGACGGTCGACTTCCGGGTCGGCGAGCGGGCGCACATCGTCGTCGACTCGGACGTCTGCCGCTCCTGCACCACCCGGGCCTGCGTCACCGCCTGCCCGGCGAACCTGTTCGCGCCCACGGCGGACGGCGGGATCCTGTTCAACTACGAGCAGTGCTTCGAGTGCGGCACCTGCTACATGGTCTGCAACGGCGAGGGCGCGCTCACCTGGACCTACCCCGACGGCGGCCAGGGCGTCGTCTTCCGCCAGGGCTGA
- a CDS encoding FAD-dependent oxidoreductase, with the protein MADDQALYAGPASVPGAPRGDRPADVDVLVVGAGPAGAAAALAAASAGASVVMLERGPFPGSKNVYGGVIYGRILDTVVPNWWEEVPVERWVVRRSTMVLTETQALTVDFRTQSWAGPPYNGMTAYRADFDSWLAGKATAAGARLVTSTVATGLLRDAAGRVVGVRTDRADGELRAKIVIAADGVNSFLAKESGLLPKADPKHHTLGVKEVLSLPREVIDERFGLRGQEGLDIEMLGNTRGIPGGGFLYTNSDTVSIGAVLALPGLAAAKVRPEEIIADLKAHPAIAPYLRGATVKEYAAHLIPEGGYDHMPALAMDGMLVAGDAAGMTLAAGIWLEGVNFAIGSGLVAGRIAAEAAAAGDASKKRLARYRDELEKQFVLADHKRLRGAPEIILSERIQRRYPGLVADLVESLFTVTNPEPKPGALALLRRAAKRNGVSLRELASDGVKIGKVFR; encoded by the coding sequence ATGGCTGACGACCAGGCCCTGTACGCAGGCCCGGCCAGCGTCCCCGGCGCGCCCCGCGGCGACCGGCCGGCGGATGTCGACGTCCTCGTCGTCGGCGCCGGGCCCGCCGGCGCCGCGGCGGCGCTGGCCGCCGCCAGCGCCGGCGCGTCCGTCGTCATGCTCGAACGCGGACCGTTCCCCGGCTCGAAGAACGTCTACGGCGGCGTCATCTACGGCCGGATCCTCGACACCGTCGTGCCGAACTGGTGGGAGGAGGTGCCGGTCGAGCGCTGGGTGGTCCGCCGCTCGACGATGGTGCTCACCGAGACGCAGGCGCTCACCGTCGACTTCCGCACCCAGAGCTGGGCCGGCCCGCCGTACAACGGCATGACGGCCTACCGCGCCGACTTCGACAGCTGGCTCGCGGGCAAGGCGACCGCCGCCGGCGCGCGGCTGGTCACCTCGACGGTCGCGACCGGGCTGCTGCGCGACGCGGCCGGCCGGGTCGTCGGCGTGCGCACCGACCGGGCCGACGGCGAGCTGCGCGCCAAGATCGTGATCGCCGCCGACGGCGTCAACTCGTTCCTGGCCAAGGAGTCCGGCCTGCTGCCGAAGGCCGACCCGAAGCACCACACCCTGGGCGTCAAGGAGGTGCTGTCGCTGCCGCGCGAGGTGATCGACGAGCGCTTCGGGCTGCGCGGCCAGGAGGGCCTCGACATCGAGATGCTCGGCAACACCCGCGGCATCCCCGGCGGCGGCTTCCTCTACACGAACAGCGACACGGTCAGCATCGGCGCGGTGCTCGCGCTGCCCGGCCTGGCCGCGGCGAAGGTCCGGCCGGAGGAGATCATCGCCGACCTGAAGGCACACCCGGCGATCGCGCCCTACCTGCGCGGGGCGACGGTGAAGGAGTACGCCGCGCACCTCATCCCGGAGGGCGGCTACGACCACATGCCGGCGCTCGCCATGGACGGGATGCTGGTCGCCGGCGACGCCGCCGGGATGACGCTCGCCGCCGGCATCTGGCTGGAGGGCGTCAACTTCGCGATCGGCTCCGGCCTGGTCGCGGGCCGGATCGCCGCGGAGGCCGCCGCCGCTGGCGACGCGTCGAAGAAGAGGCTGGCCCGCTACCGCGACGAGCTGGAGAAGCAGTTCGTGCTCGCCGACCACAAGCGGCTGCGCGGCGCACCCGAGATCATCCTGTCGGAACGGATCCAGCGCCGCTACCCGGGGCTGGTCGCCGACCTGGTCGAGAGCCTCTTCACGGTGACGAACCCGGAGCCCAAGCCGGGCGCGCTGGCACTGCTGCGCCGGGCCGCGAAGCGCAACGGTGTCAGCCTGCGCGAGCTGGCCAGCGACGGAGTCAAGATCGGAAAGGTGTTCCGGTGA